A region from the Variovorax sp. V93 genome encodes:
- a CDS encoding TetR/AcrR family transcriptional regulator produces MSVNAVPAKPARAAQKGQQTKAVIVDAALALAAQIGLEGLSIGAVAELTKMSKSGVFAHFGSREELQISVVREYHARFEQEVFFPALEAPRGLPRLRAMFANWMKRTSAEIDSGCIYISGASEFDDRPGPVRDALVESVSIWQAAVLRAIVQAKSEGHLRADADERQLAFEIHGLILALHYEARFLQVPGSIGRANVGFDNILARSATPDAPPAEAAAAAKPAASRRLKPVR; encoded by the coding sequence ATGTCTGTCAATGCCGTTCCCGCCAAGCCGGCCCGCGCCGCCCAGAAGGGCCAGCAGACCAAGGCCGTGATCGTCGACGCCGCGCTGGCGCTGGCGGCGCAGATCGGGCTCGAGGGCCTGTCGATCGGTGCCGTGGCCGAGCTCACCAAGATGAGCAAGTCGGGCGTGTTCGCCCACTTCGGCTCGCGCGAGGAACTGCAGATTTCCGTGGTGCGCGAGTATCACGCACGTTTCGAACAGGAAGTGTTCTTTCCCGCCCTCGAGGCGCCGCGCGGCCTGCCGCGCCTGCGCGCCATGTTCGCCAACTGGATGAAGCGCACCTCGGCCGAGATCGACTCGGGCTGCATCTACATCAGCGGCGCCTCCGAATTCGACGACCGTCCCGGCCCGGTGCGCGATGCGCTGGTGGAGTCGGTCAGCATCTGGCAGGCGGCCGTGCTGCGCGCGATCGTGCAGGCCAAGAGCGAAGGCCATCTGCGCGCCGATGCCGATGAGCGGCAGCTGGCCTTCGAGATCCACGGCCTGATCCTCGCGCTGCACTACGAAGCGCGCTTCCTGCAGGTACCGGGTTCCATCGGCCGCGCCAACGTCGGCTTCGACAACATCCTGGCGCGCAGTGCCACGCCCGATGCGCCGCCCGCCGAAGCCGCGGCAGCGGCCAAGCCCGCCGCCTCCCGCCGGCTCAAGCCGGTGCGCTGA
- a CDS encoding substrate binding domain-containing protein has protein sequence MANRLEALRVFCTAAAAANFREAAARLSVSPQVVTRAVRELEEELGEPLFHRSTRGVQLTDFGRQLAERARAAVGGVDALFHRADRRALSQHAGTVRVTAPNVFGRRLIPEALAPMLAAHPGLVLDLRLSEAHADVVDEQIDIGVRAGPIRDARFVARTVGKMRLHVVAAPALVERTGIPKSLDMLPGFPLTALMDRSSGRPWSWFFSKGRQVPVAAPAFVTDDVDAECAAVRAGLGFGQLVGPLAEPLLQSGELVAVLEAEAPEPWPIHVYRSQRAPVPARVRLVYDELVRVLR, from the coding sequence ATGGCCAACCGTCTCGAAGCCCTGCGCGTGTTCTGCACCGCCGCCGCCGCTGCCAATTTCCGCGAGGCCGCCGCGCGCCTGTCCGTTTCGCCGCAGGTCGTGACGCGCGCGGTGCGCGAGCTGGAAGAAGAACTGGGCGAGCCGCTGTTCCACCGCAGCACGCGCGGCGTGCAGCTCACCGATTTCGGCCGGCAGCTCGCCGAGCGCGCGCGTGCCGCGGTCGGCGGCGTCGATGCGCTGTTCCACCGCGCCGACCGGCGCGCGCTGTCGCAGCACGCGGGCACGGTGCGCGTCACCGCGCCCAACGTGTTCGGCCGGCGCCTGATCCCGGAAGCGCTCGCGCCGATGCTGGCCGCGCATCCGGGCCTGGTGCTCGACCTGCGGCTGTCGGAGGCGCATGCCGACGTGGTCGACGAACAGATCGACATCGGCGTGCGCGCGGGCCCGATCCGCGATGCGCGCTTCGTTGCGCGCACGGTCGGCAAGATGCGGCTCCACGTGGTGGCCGCGCCCGCGCTGGTCGAGCGCACCGGCATCCCGAAGAGTCTCGACATGCTGCCCGGTTTTCCGCTCACCGCGCTGATGGACCGCAGCTCGGGCCGCCCGTGGTCCTGGTTCTTCAGCAAGGGGCGGCAGGTGCCGGTCGCCGCGCCGGCCTTCGTCACCGATGACGTCGATGCCGAATGCGCCGCGGTGCGCGCGGGCCTGGGCTTCGGCCAGCTCGTGGGGCCGCTGGCCGAGCCGCTGCTGCAGTCGGGCGAGCTGGTGGCGGTGCTCGAAGCCGAAGCCCCAGAGCCCTGGCCGATCCACGTCTACCGCTCGCAGCGCGCGCCGGTGCCCGCGCGCGTGCGGCTGGTGTATGACGAGCTGGTCCGCGTGCTGCGCTGA
- a CDS encoding SDR family oxidoreductase produces MTSVQDNIRGKVAIVTGASSGLGESTARHLAARGAKVVLAARRTDRLEKVVAEIREAGGEAIAVATDVAKRADLEQLAAATVEAFGRIDVLVNNAGVMPLSPIEKLKVDEWDRTIDVNIKGVLYGIAAVLPRMQAQGGGHIVNVASIAGLKVFTPIGTVYSATKHAVRAISEGLRVEMGNSGVRVTIVSPGAVESELKFGSTDAESAAGVKAFYEANQIPADSVARAVVYAVEQPADVDINEVVLRPVSQEF; encoded by the coding sequence ATGACATCCGTTCAAGACAACATCCGCGGCAAGGTCGCCATCGTCACCGGCGCGAGCAGCGGGCTCGGCGAATCGACAGCGCGCCACCTGGCCGCGCGCGGCGCCAAGGTGGTGCTCGCGGCGCGCCGCACCGACCGGCTGGAGAAGGTCGTCGCCGAGATCCGCGAGGCCGGCGGCGAGGCCATCGCCGTGGCCACCGACGTGGCCAAGCGTGCCGACCTGGAGCAGCTTGCCGCAGCGACGGTCGAGGCCTTCGGCCGCATCGACGTGCTGGTCAACAACGCGGGCGTGATGCCGCTGTCGCCGATCGAGAAGCTCAAGGTCGACGAGTGGGACCGCACCATCGACGTCAACATCAAGGGCGTGCTCTACGGCATTGCCGCGGTGCTGCCGCGCATGCAGGCCCAGGGCGGCGGCCACATCGTCAACGTCGCGTCGATTGCGGGGCTCAAGGTGTTCACGCCGATCGGCACCGTCTACAGCGCGACCAAGCATGCGGTGCGCGCCATCTCCGAAGGGCTGCGCGTCGAGATGGGCAACAGCGGCGTGCGCGTGACCATCGTCTCGCCCGGCGCGGTGGAGTCGGAGCTGAAGTTCGGCAGCACCGACGCCGAGAGCGCGGCCGGCGTGAAGGCGTTCTACGAGGCCAACCAGATTCCCGCCGATTCGGTGGCGCGCGCGGTGGTCTATGCCGTGGAGCAGCCCGCGGACGTGGACATCAACGAGGTGGTGCTGCGGCCGGTCTCGCAGGAGTTCTGA